TGCAATCGACGAGGTTGTAAATGAGAGACCAGACTTTATTATACATTCGGGGGATTTCTTCGAATATTCAAGACCTCCAACCAAAGCATTGTTAACGGCACAAAATGGTATTTCAAGGTTAAAAAATGAAAAAATTCCAATATATGCAATAGCCGGTAATCATGATGTTGTAATGAAAAAAAATGCTATTCCTCCCCAAATATTGTACAAAGATTTTGGCTTAAAGATCATAAGTCCAAAAAATCCATTTTTCATAGAAAAAGATGTGTTTATAGGAGGGGCACCCTACTCATCTAAATATACTTCAAAACATCTAGTTGAACGGCTTCAAACTATAGAAAAAGCATCTGGTGAATATAAAAAAACTATACTAGTACTCCATCAAGGAATTGACCGTTATATGCCCTATGAATATGAAATTAAGATAGGGGAAGTTCCACAGAGCTTCAACTACTGTGCCTTTGGACATATTCACGAGAGAATAGTGGATGATTTTGGAGAAGGAAAACTCGCATATCCTGGTTCAACTGAAATATGGCGATCAAATGAAGTTGAAGGATATAAAAAGAATGGTAAAGGCTTTTATTTGGTAGATATTGGTGGAGATCTACCTGAAATTGAAAAGATAGATATTAAATTGCCACGTGAGTTTTTAAAAGAAACAATACAATATACTCAACTACAAGAAGAAATAGCCCGTATAAATGCGATTATAATGAAATTAAAAGAAAAACCCGTACTAAATATAATAGTTACAGGTGGAAACTTCAGCAGATCTGAAGTCTATGAAATTATTAACCAAGCGTTTTCAAACGAATGCCTTTCTGTTAGGTCGAAATACGTCCCAGATATACTTGACGAAAATCTTAATATTGCCAATATGGAGAGAGATGCCCTCAACATAAAAAGAATGATAAAAGAACATTTAAAAGATTTTAACGACGAAAAAGTATCTGATCTAGCAACAGGATTACTTAAAGAAATGTCAGAGGGAGAATTTGACAAAGCAGAGGATATGACCAAAAATTTCTACGAGGGACTCAATGATAATTGAAAGTATACATATGAAGAATTTCAAATCACATACAGACACCCAAATAGATTTTAACACGGGAATTTCCATAATAATGGGAGGAAATGGAGCGGGAAAATCCAGTATTCTCGAAGCTGTAAGCTTTGCACTTTTCAAACAGCATTCAAGTAAAAAAATAGACCAGCTCATTACAATTGGCAACAATAATAACAAGATGTCTGTGACACTTGAATTCACATCAAGTGGGAGAAAATACAGTGTTACAAGGGAACGCAGTAGAACCTCCTCAAAAGCCAATATAATGATCAAAGAAGGTCAAAGTTTTCATCAACTGGCTTCTGGCGATAACCAGGTTACAAGAGAGATTCAAAGCATTCTTGAGATGGATGGCGATTTATTTCTTAATGCCGTCTACGTTAGACAGGGAGAAATTGCTGATCTTGTTGATAAAACTCCTGCTGAAAAGAAACAAGTCATTGGAAAACTTTTAGGTTTAGAATCTCTAGAAAAAGCATGGAAAAATATGCTGCCTTTAGTTAATAACTATGAAATGGAAAAAATAAAATTAGAAGGTAAATTGGAAACATTAGATGGTTTAAAAAATGAAATAAACCTCAAAAATGCTGAAAAATTACAGATAAATAAAGATATTCAGGAACTATTCTCAAAAATAGAACAATTTCAATCTCAATTGGATTTAATCACTAAAGAGAAAGAAAAACTGGATAATGATAAAACAGTATTTGATGCTACGAAATCTACTTTGGAATCAAAAAAACTGATTTTAGAAAATTTAAAGGAAGATGAATCTCATCTTAAAATACAATTAAATGATATTAAAAATAAGGAAAATGAAATTGAAGCAATATTACCTAAATTACCAAAACTTGAACTTTTAATAAAGCTTAGAGATTCATTAGAAAATTTAAGAAGAACACAGAGAGATGAAACTCAAATCAGTAACATAATTGAAAAGATCCACTTTTTCAAAGATCAAATAGAAAAAAATGAGAAGTATTACTTAGATTATTCTGATTTAGAGGATCAAATTAACAAAATTGAAAAAGAAAGAACAAATTTTGAAGGATCAAGGGCTTTGCTTGAACAGAACTTGAATAGGAAGCAACAAACTATTGAAAAAATGGGAAGATCCCATGATAAAATAGTAAAAATTTTAAAAGAAAGCAATAAAACCCTTGGAACAAATTTTAGTTTAATTGAAGAATTTGAATCGTATATTAAATCTGAAAAACCTGTTATTGAGAAACTAATTGAAGAGTTTGACATTAAAATAAACAAATTTAAAGAGGAAATATCTAATCTAAAAACTCAAAATCAAGACCTTAAAAAACCAATTTCTGAATTAGAATACGTAAAAGAAAAATGTCCGATTTGTAAGTCGCCAATTGACTCTGTTAAACGAGATGAATTAATTCAAGATTACTCTTCTAAAATAGAATCAAATAAAAATAAAATATCCAGTTTAAACAGTGCAGTTGAAGTTTTATCAAAAGATAAGCTGGTTATGGCGAATAAATATTCTGATATCTCTTTAATTAATATAGATGTATTAAAAGAACAGCTTGGAACTTTAGAAGAAGGTCAACACGATATAAAATTGATAAATGATAACATAAAAAAATTGGAAATTCAAGTTTTAACATTAAATCAGATAGATGAAAAAATTCATGAGAAAAAAGAAGCTTTAAAAGAGTTGAAACCTAAATATGAAGAATATTTAAGTGCAAATGGTTCATTGAAATCTTTGGGAGATTATGAAGTACAAAAAAATGATCTGAAAGAGATACAAGAGAATATATTCTCCATTAAAGAGCAGATCAGCAATTTAATTGAAGCTACTGGAGAAAGCATAGAAAATCTGGACGATGAAATAAAAGAACTAGAAGGTACAAAAAATAAATATCAAAATCTTTTAGGTGCTATAGCATTGAAAGAATCTTCATTAAACAGAATGAAACATGTTCAAAATAGTATAAATGAACTTGAATTACAGATCCAAGATCTTAAACTACAAATAGAAGAGATATCATTTGATAAATTACTTCATAATAAATTAATTCAGGATAGGGAGTCTAAAAACCAAGAATTAGTAGATTTAAAAGGCAAAAAACAGGAGTTAATTGGAAAGGAAAGTGGGATAGTAACTGTATTAACAGACCTTCAAAATAAATTAGTATCATACAAAAGCTATCAAAATGAAGTTAAAAAACTTAAAGACTTTATCAAACTTTTAAATTATATACGCGACATTTACAGTAAAGATGGAGTTCAAAAAGATCTCAGAAATATTTCAAGACCTCTCATTGAACAGAATACAAGGGAGTTCTTTGAAAAGTTCAACTTTGAATATTCTGATATAAAACTTGACAATGATTATGATGTAACTGTGTATGGCCCTGCAGGGGAAAGTAATTTAGATATGATAAGTGGCGGTGAAAAAATTGCTGTTGCCCTAGCATTAAGACTTGGAATTACCCAAACACTATCTGGAGGTAATCTAGAATTGATTATGCTTGATGAGCCCACCATACATCTAGATGCATACAGACGTCAAGAGCTAATAGATTTATTAAAGAGAATGTCTATAATTCCTCAAATGATAATTGTAACCCATGATTCAGACTTGGAAGATGCTGCAGACAATATTTTAAGGGTAATTAAAGAAGATGGCGAATCAAAAGTATCTGATTTCTAATATTTTGCGTCTTATACTTAATTCCAATTATAGGGCAATTAAAAATTATTAATTATTTTTTATTCATCATCTTTTTTTAATAATCCAATATCCAAAAGTACAAGGCTTTTTAGTTCTAAAAACAGACATTAATCCATAGTTAATGAAATTTCCTATAAATATTTGAAATATAAGTTAATCACAAGATAAAATGAGATATAAAACAAATTCAAAACTGAACTGATATTTAAAGTCCAAATTTATGATAATGCCCACATATATGTCTCTTTATAAATTTTATTTTTATTCAATTCGTTTTTGACTTAATACTTTAGTCCATATTTTAAATAAATAAATTTTTATGTGCTTAATCCAATATTACCATTATACTTTGTTACTCTTACTCCAAATTTTTTTTAATTTTTTATTGAGTAGAAGTTCAAAAATCAATATATTATTGATGTAATCATTAATTTGCATAAAGATTGGTGGGGGAATAATTGAAAAAATCCAATGTTTATAATCGTAGTTTAATTGAGGCTAGTTTGGATCCATTAGTAACAATTGGTAGAGAAGGGAAGATTACAGATGTTAATGAGGCTACAGAGAAAGTTACAGGTTATTTGAGGCAGGATCTTATAGGTACTGATTTTTCTGATTATTTTACTGAACCTGAAAAGGCAAAAAAAGGTTATCTGCAAGTATTTCGTGATGGTTTTGTTAGGGACTATCCTCTAGAGGTCCATAATAAAGATGGAAATATCATACCTGTACTTTACAATGCATCGGTATACCGGGATGAATCAGGGGAGGTTATTGGAGTTTTCGCAGCGGCACGTGACATCTCTAAACTTAAAAAAGTTCAAGATGAACTTAGATTTGCCAGCCTATATAATCGTAGTTTAATTGAGGCCAGTTTGGATCCATTAGTTACTATTGGGGCTGAGGGTAATATTACCGATGTTAATAGGGCTACAGAGAAAGTTACAGGTTATTCAAGAGATGAACTTATTGGCACAGACTTCTTGGATTATTTCACTGAACCTAAAAAGGCTAGGGAAGGATACCAAAAGGTGTTCAAAGAAGGTAGTGTCCGAGATTATGCACTAGAAATCAAACACAAAAATGGACATATCACACCAGTTCTTTATAATGCATCAGTATATAGGGACGATTCTAATAGGGTTATAGGTGTTTTTGCATCTGCACGTGACATAACTGAACTTAAAGAAGCTGAAAAAATATTGAAATTAAAATTAGATGAGTTAACTCGTTCAAATGCTGAACTGGAACAGTTTGCTTATGTATCATCCCATGATCTACAAGAACCTTTGAGAATGATAGCGAGTTACTTACAACTTTTAGAACGGAAATATAAAGGTAATCTGGATTCAAAAGCAGATAAATATATACGATTTTCAGTTGATGGTGCAACTCGTATGCAAAAACTAATAGATGATCTTTTAGAGTTTTCACGCGTAACAACACATGCACAAGAATTTAAACCAACAGATCTTGAATCAATATTCGCACAGGTACAGTCCAATCTAGAAATCTCTATTAAAGAGAATAATGCATTGATATCTCACGATCCTTTACCCACCATTATGGCAGATAAAACACAAATAACTCAAGTATTTCAAAATTTAATCAGTAATGCACTGAAATTCAGAAGTGAATCTCAATCAGAAATTAAAATATCTGTTGAAAAAAGAAAAAATGACTGGTTATTTGGAATTAAGGATAATGGAATTGGAATTGACCCTAAACATTCAGACAGAATCTTTGATGTTTTCAAAAGACTTCACAAAAAAAAGGATTACCCTGGTACAGGAATAGGTCTTTCCATATGTAAAAAGATTATTGAAAGACATGGAGGCGGAATATGGGTGGAATCTGAGCTTGGTAAAGGTTCCACTTTTTATTTTACATTGGCAAATTTGGATAATTAATAACAGGAGTATGATTATATGGACACAAACCCGATAGAAATTCTTTTAGTGGAAGACAATGAAGGAGATGTTGGATTAGTTGAAGAAGTATTTGAAGATGCTAGAATTAGGAATATTATCCATGTAGCCGAAGATGGTGAAGAGGCAATGGAGTTTTTAAATAAAGAAAAAAAATTTGATAATGCCCCTACACCCGATTTAATCCTATTGGATCTAAATTTGCCTGGAAAAGATGGTCGAGAAGTACTTGAAGAAATAAAAAAAGACAACAAACTTAAATCGATTCCGGTTGTTGTTTTAACCACTTCAAAGGCAGAGGAAGATATTATCAAATCCTATGATCTTCATGCTAATTCATACATAACTAAACCAGTTGACTTTGACCAGTTTATAAAAGTTGTTAAATCTATTGAAGACTTTTGGTTGGAAGTTGTTAAACTACCAAATTCTAAAGAGTATTAAAGGTAAATTCATGTATAACTCCAGTAACAAACCAATTGAACTATTGCTTTTTGAGGATAATCTTGGAGATGCGGGTTTAATAGAGGAAATGCTAGAAGAGTCTGATGGAGTATACCATCTAGAAGTAGTTGAAACTCTGGAAGAAGGGTTGGTTCTTCTAAAAGATAGTTTTTTTGATATTATTCTTTTGGACTTAGGATTACCAGATAGTGATGGAATTGATACATTAATAGATGTTCATAAAATTTCCACGAAAACTCCTATAATCGTATTAACTGGGTTAAACAAAGAAGAAATAGGTATATTTGCGGTTAAAATTGGTGCTCAAGATTATTTAATTAAAAAAGAAATTGATAGCAAGCTTTTAAAACGTTCTATAAGGTATTCTATTGAACGAAAAAAAATTGAAAGTGAACTTCAAAATTATAAGTCAAATCTTGAAGATAAAGTTAAAGAACGAACAAAAGAACTAGAACAATCTAATAAAGAGTTACAACAGTTTGCATATGTTGCCTCCCATGATCTTAGAGAACCTCTGCGTATGATTTCGAGTTTCCTTCAATTACTGGAAAGACGGTATAATGAACAGTTAGATGAAGATGCAAATGAATTCATAGAATTTGCTGTTGATGGAGCTAAGCGTTTAGATTCAATGATTAAAGACCTTTTAGAGTATTCTAGAGTGGCCAATAAAAAGAGAAAATTTAACGATGTAGATCTTAATGAAGTGTTAGAACGTACTAATTTAAATTTAAAATTAGCCATTGACGATAATAATGCAGAAATAATTGCTAATAAATTACCTACTTTATCCGGTGATGAACAATTACTTGTTCAACTGTTCCAAAACCTTATTAGTAATTCCATTAAGTATCGAAGTAAAGAAAATCCTATAATTCAAATATCTGTTAATAATGAAATGAATCATTTCATATTCTTATTTAAGGATAATGGTATTGGAATCTCTACAAAACATTTGGAAAGAATCTTTACTATTTTTCAACGACTCCATACTCGAGAAGAATATGAAGGAACAGGAATTGGACTTGCAATTGCACA
This Methanobacterium spitsbergense DNA region includes the following protein-coding sequences:
- a CDS encoding metallophosphoesterase family protein, translating into MQFVHMADTHLGYRQYGLSERENDFLNVFNHAIDEVVNERPDFIIHSGDFFEYSRPPTKALLTAQNGISRLKNEKIPIYAIAGNHDVVMKKNAIPPQILYKDFGLKIISPKNPFFIEKDVFIGGAPYSSKYTSKHLVERLQTIEKASGEYKKTILVLHQGIDRYMPYEYEIKIGEVPQSFNYCAFGHIHERIVDDFGEGKLAYPGSTEIWRSNEVEGYKKNGKGFYLVDIGGDLPEIEKIDIKLPREFLKETIQYTQLQEEIARINAIIMKLKEKPVLNIIVTGGNFSRSEVYEIINQAFSNECLSVRSKYVPDILDENLNIANMERDALNIKRMIKEHLKDFNDEKVSDLATGLLKEMSEGEFDKAEDMTKNFYEGLNDN
- a CDS encoding AAA family ATPase encodes the protein MIIESIHMKNFKSHTDTQIDFNTGISIIMGGNGAGKSSILEAVSFALFKQHSSKKIDQLITIGNNNNKMSVTLEFTSSGRKYSVTRERSRTSSKANIMIKEGQSFHQLASGDNQVTREIQSILEMDGDLFLNAVYVRQGEIADLVDKTPAEKKQVIGKLLGLESLEKAWKNMLPLVNNYEMEKIKLEGKLETLDGLKNEINLKNAEKLQINKDIQELFSKIEQFQSQLDLITKEKEKLDNDKTVFDATKSTLESKKLILENLKEDESHLKIQLNDIKNKENEIEAILPKLPKLELLIKLRDSLENLRRTQRDETQISNIIEKIHFFKDQIEKNEKYYLDYSDLEDQINKIEKERTNFEGSRALLEQNLNRKQQTIEKMGRSHDKIVKILKESNKTLGTNFSLIEEFESYIKSEKPVIEKLIEEFDIKINKFKEEISNLKTQNQDLKKPISELEYVKEKCPICKSPIDSVKRDELIQDYSSKIESNKNKISSLNSAVEVLSKDKLVMANKYSDISLINIDVLKEQLGTLEEGQHDIKLINDNIKKLEIQVLTLNQIDEKIHEKKEALKELKPKYEEYLSANGSLKSLGDYEVQKNDLKEIQENIFSIKEQISNLIEATGESIENLDDEIKELEGTKNKYQNLLGAIALKESSLNRMKHVQNSINELELQIQDLKLQIEEISFDKLLHNKLIQDRESKNQELVDLKGKKQELIGKESGIVTVLTDLQNKLVSYKSYQNEVKKLKDFIKLLNYIRDIYSKDGVQKDLRNISRPLIEQNTREFFEKFNFEYSDIKLDNDYDVTVYGPAGESNLDMISGGEKIAVALALRLGITQTLSGGNLELIMLDEPTIHLDAYRRQELIDLLKRMSIIPQMIIVTHDSDLEDAADNILRVIKEDGESKVSDF
- a CDS encoding sensor histidine kinase, translating into MKKSNVYNRSLIEASLDPLVTIGREGKITDVNEATEKVTGYLRQDLIGTDFSDYFTEPEKAKKGYLQVFRDGFVRDYPLEVHNKDGNIIPVLYNASVYRDESGEVIGVFAAARDISKLKKVQDELRFASLYNRSLIEASLDPLVTIGAEGNITDVNRATEKVTGYSRDELIGTDFLDYFTEPKKAREGYQKVFKEGSVRDYALEIKHKNGHITPVLYNASVYRDDSNRVIGVFASARDITELKEAEKILKLKLDELTRSNAELEQFAYVSSHDLQEPLRMIASYLQLLERKYKGNLDSKADKYIRFSVDGATRMQKLIDDLLEFSRVTTHAQEFKPTDLESIFAQVQSNLEISIKENNALISHDPLPTIMADKTQITQVFQNLISNALKFRSESQSEIKISVEKRKNDWLFGIKDNGIGIDPKHSDRIFDVFKRLHKKKDYPGTGIGLSICKKIIERHGGGIWVESELGKGSTFYFTLANLDN
- a CDS encoding response regulator; the encoded protein is MDTNPIEILLVEDNEGDVGLVEEVFEDARIRNIIHVAEDGEEAMEFLNKEKKFDNAPTPDLILLDLNLPGKDGREVLEEIKKDNKLKSIPVVVLTTSKAEEDIIKSYDLHANSYITKPVDFDQFIKVVKSIEDFWLEVVKLPNSKEY
- a CDS encoding sensor histidine kinase, which encodes MLNYQILKSIKGKFMYNSSNKPIELLLFEDNLGDAGLIEEMLEESDGVYHLEVVETLEEGLVLLKDSFFDIILLDLGLPDSDGIDTLIDVHKISTKTPIIVLTGLNKEEIGIFAVKIGAQDYLIKKEIDSKLLKRSIRYSIERKKIESELQNYKSNLEDKVKERTKELEQSNKELQQFAYVASHDLREPLRMISSFLQLLERRYNEQLDEDANEFIEFAVDGAKRLDSMIKDLLEYSRVANKKRKFNDVDLNEVLERTNLNLKLAIDDNNAEIIANKLPTLSGDEQLLVQLFQNLISNSIKYRSKENPIIQISVNNEMNHFIFLFKDNGIGISTKHLERIFTIFQRLHTREEYEGTGIGLAIAQKIVQQHGGQIWAESEPGEGTIIYFTIPYNN